The genomic interval cgcacacacgcacgcacacgcgcacgcacacaggtacatagacatacatgagtacaaataaggaaatagagaTTTAAATCTCTCCCCCAAATGTTTTCAGAACGGAATGGATCCGTACCAGGTGGAGCTGGTCCCCTTCGATCCAGTGACTCCAgcctctgtttttcttctctcctttctgtacACAAGTGAGTTTGTCATTCTCCCAGGTAACCAGGCTCTgcatgaagggagagaggaacagTGATCCACTATGGCAGGATCCTTAAACATTACCAGGTAGACTGCATGCTGACTTAACTGAAATCTGCAGCCTATGTTacgttttaatttattttttaaaacttttatgtgtgtgcgttttgcctacatgcatgtaggTGTACTacgtgcatgtctggtgcccacagaggttagaagaagAGGGCACCCTTGGAATTGCAgatacaggtgcttgtgagccaccatgtgggtgctgggaattaaaccttgGATTCTCTACCAGAGCCCAAATGCTCTTAGctgttgagctgtctctccagccccaagcctatgtgcttttctttactttttctacaGTGCTAGGAATCTTACCTGGGCCTCATGCTTGCTACGTGAGAGTCCCAGCCCTGAGCTGCTCCCTAACCCCTTACCGTGCATTTTCTGTTATCCAGGCCTTTGTTATCCTCCTCAAATTCTTCTCCAACTTTGAACTTTACAAGGTAGTTCCTCAGGCTGCTACACGTGTGGATGGCGAAGGAGTCCCCATTTTGCTCTATCACTTTCTGAGGCTTCAGCAACTTGGCGATCTTCCGAGTTGCAAAGTCAATGCCTGAAAAGTTATCgttcttgttatattttttattttagtgactTACATTAGTGGGGGGGGGCATGCATGTGTAAGTCAGAGAATAGCTGCCTTTAAAGCAGGATTTTATGTAACACACGCTCTCTTTGAACTTGTATAGGCAAAGGTGACATTAAACTtttcatcttctggcctccacttcCAAATattggatcacaggtgtgcaccaccatacttgACTCAAGAGAACGTTTATAAATTTTACCTGCAggcatatctgtgcaccacatgtgtgcagtgcccagagaggccagaagagggcatcacaaaACTGGGcattcagatggttgtgagctgtcaccagggtgactgagccatctctccagcccctaaagaagaatttttaaatattgcttttaCTGGGCGTTTGGAGTCTGTTCTATAACTCGAAGCTTGTCAATGAAGCTTGTCAAGTACCAAGTGTGTCACAGATGGGAGCTTAGGTCTCTCTCTAATCCCTACATTTGAGAAGCCGAGAGAGGATTTCCtgaagtctgagaccagcctggtctataaagtgaggcTCGGGCCAATTTGACCTACAACGTgaggccttatctcaaaacagacacacaaaaaacccaaactaataaATCCCAATATGTGTCCTGGCAAACAGACAAGATTATGCTATGCGGTAATAGTTGTCCAAATCTGCCAGATCTGTGGAGTCAGAGCAAGTTGCGGGGGCAGCACTATACAGAAAGGAACAGTGATCAGACCCTCTCTGGTGGACCCACGCACCCCACTGGTGGCCACAGGGTTCAGGGTTTAGGGCGCAACTGTCCCACCACACACCGGCAGCTCAGGCTGACTGGCCAAGCGGGCTCAGCAATGGCGGGGAAACTGAATTCTCGTGCAGATTGCAGCTGCTGTTTGCCTGGTTTAGACTGCCAGGACCCGCCCTGCCCCCAGGAGCCCCAGCCGCTCCCAACCGTACCCAGGTATCCACGCAAAGCTGGATAGACAGGGGTACATAAGCACCTGAGGTTCGAGGGACGGGAGAGGTAACCGATGGGCAGACAAGACAACAGGGTCAAAAGAAAGAGGATAGACAGAGGAGCAGAGACTATGGGACAAGGGCAGGAGCTGACCAGCTGAGAGCATAACCCACAGGGGACAGGACCTGGAACAGACAGGTCAAGTTGTCTTCACTCAACCCCGGAGACCCGAGGCCTTGCTCCCCACCATTAGCTCCCCTTAGCTGCACAACCCTAGGATCCTACCCAGAGCCAGCATGTAGCCCTCGAAGTTGTCGCTGCTGAGAAGGTTCCAGGTACCGCTGAGGTCTGCCGGCATGGTTGGGTGTCCGTCGGCAGCCAAAGCCTGAGAGCACCGGCAGTGGTGCCCTATATTGTCaatggggcgggggcggggccagGATGGGGCCCCGAAGGGACCTCAGGAGGGGAcagggaagctgggggtggggagccctGGAAACACCCGGTTGGTTATCCCTCCTAGCTTTCCTTCCCCACAAGCTCCGTGCTCCTGGCTCCAGCCCTTCTCCTGCCCCACCCTACCCTGGCAAGCTCTGTTTCCCTTGTGACTCCCTCCTGTCGTTTAACTTTAAATAAGGCTGAATCCAGAGTGTGTCGCAGGTCAGCCTTCATCCTTCTGCCTCGATGTTAATAACTAAACGATTGGTTTTCAGCTCATGGCATCAAATACCGTGTCAGCATAAGTAGCAGTTGTATGCATAAGCCCAAAGCGACACACAGCCATCCTAATAAATAGGAACTCATTTCTTTTACCCTGCTCAGGTTTAAATAAATAtccacttttatttttgtgtatgtgtgtgtgtctgtgtgagtgtataccGCATGTGTGcgggcaccagaagagggtgtatcCTCAGGAGATAGAATTACAGGCAGACTGCAGACTCTTTCCGTGCTCTTAATAGCTGTGTCACCTGTCTAGTGCCTGCCTCATTTCTCagacaggctctcatgtagctcaggctggctgccTGACTCGCTATATTGGCTAAAGATGGTCTTGTGATTCTGCTGcctctgctaggattacaggtgtgtaccacaccCGTGTACCACACCTGTGCGCCATACTTGGTTTATATGCTGCATGTGCTTTAAACAgaacttcagggctggagagatggcttagtggttaagagcactgactgctcttcctaaggtcctaagttcaaatcccagcaaccacatggtggctcacgaccatccgtaatgagatctcctcttctggggtgcctgaagacagctacagtgtacttatatatagaaataaataaacctttaaaaaaaaaaaacaacagaacttCATGAGTTAAAGCcaaatgctgatttttttcttccttcctttcttttctttcctcttctcttctcttctcttctcttctcttctcttctcttctcttctttctttctttctttctttttttcttttttctttttccaagacagggtttctctgtatagccctggctgtcctagaactcactctgtagatcagactggtctcggactcagaaatccgcctgcctctgcctccaagtgctgggattaaaggcatgtgccactactgcccagctattaCTCAGCATTTCTATGGTAAGTAGGCACCTAGGTGACACAGAATGAGTTTCTCTGTGGTCCTAGTGACCTTTGCCTCTGGTTTTGACCTCACTGTCTTGAGTTGGCTTTCAGGTGTCAGCCATGTGGGACAGAGTAGGCAGTGTCACACACTATTAACTCTGCAGCATTAACTCCTTCAGCACAACAGTCCCAGTTACTTCTCAGGAACCCAACATGTCCATAACCACTGGTAACTGCAAGGGAGCCTGGGAGATGTAGTCTCCAGGATTTAGCCTCTGTAGccaaaagaggagggaggagaaaaaaatagaggcaagggcaggaggatctttgaattcaaggccagcctggtctacaaagtgaattttagggtagccaggactacacagagaaaccctgtcttgaaaagccaaactagaaagatgaggaggaggaagaggaggaggaagaagaggaggaggaagaagagaaggaggaagaagaggaggaggaagaagaggaggaggaggaagagaaggaggaagaagaggaggaggaagaagaggaggaagaagaggaggaggaggaagagaaggaggaagaagaggaggaggaagaggaggaggagggggaggaggaggagaagcagcggTGGATTCAGGGCCAGGGAAGCGGCTCCTTAGGTAAAGAGCTTGGTTTGTGAGCAGTAGCCTGTGAGgttaagttctaggccagtgattGACTATGTTTCAAACAAAAGGTGGAATGTATCTGAGGACTGACATGTGAGATTGTTttttgacctccacaagcatagcgcacatacatatgtacatgcatgcatacttctacacacacacacacacacacacacacacacagatacacacacacacaccaaaaaatcctaaaataaacATCTTCACATCTTTTTTGCTATGGCTCCCCAATGTTCTCATCCACcagcccccttccttccttcactgcaGGCTTCTTTTCTTGTGttcttgctttgtgtgtgtgtgtgtgtgtgtgtgtgtgtagaagtgtgCGCTCGTGTGTGCACTTGGAGGAGGAGTGTTACTGGAGATGAATCCAGGCTTGCAGTAAGCCCTCCCTCACCCCTACATGCTCAAGTGATCCTTCCTGACTTGGTTTCTTGCTAAGTTCCAGAAAGCATTACATTCTGCCTCTTCCAATTTATTAACTCCAACCACCCCacgtttattttgttttatgtgcacgAGTATCTTGCCTGGCAGTATGTATACTcactacatgcatgcagtacccacagaggccagaagagggcatcagaatacCTGGAAGTTACTGGAGTTACATCTGGGTGGTGGGAACAGAATCCCAGTCCTTCACAAGGGCAGAGcatgctcttcaccactgagccatccttccagtccACACAGCCTcgtttttctgttggttttggtAAAGATGaagctctctccctcttccagatCTTTGCAACAGGGCACCCCTCTTCCTGCAGTGGTCTGTGCATGCTTAGCACCGTTGCCATCTAGTTCAGAGAAGGGATTGTTTCTTCTAGTGCTGCCCTGTACCAGGAGGAATGACCCCTAGACACTCCCGGTCCCCTTCCATATCCTATTTCTTCCTCATGGAGCTGGGATGAGTGTCCCAAGGGGGCTGCGAAGGGCCCAAGACATAGGACTTTACTCTAAAACTGAAATCTGGAACTTATCCTTGGGGCCACAGCTATTGGGCTATTTTAATCAACTAGATAAAATTAACTTGAAATAGAAAAACTTCTAG from Mastomys coucha isolate ucsf_1 unplaced genomic scaffold, UCSF_Mcou_1 pScaffold18, whole genome shotgun sequence carries:
- the Rbp7 gene encoding retinoid-binding protein 7, which encodes MPADLSGTWNLLSSDNFEGYMLALGIDFATRKIAKLLKPQKVIEQNGDSFAIHTCSSLRNYLVKFKVGEEFEEDNKGLDNRKCTSLVTWENDKLTCVQKGEKKNRGWSHWIEGDQLHLEMFCEGQVCKQTFERA